The nucleotide window GCAGGTGCGTCGTTCGCATCTGACGGGCATGCTTGATCACGCGGCCAGCCCGCATACATAGAGAGTTTTTAACGGTGAAAAGCAAACTCAAGCTCCACGGGTTCAATAACCTGACAAAGACCTTGAGCTTCAACATCTATGACATCTGCTACGCGGAAACCCCGCAAGACCAACAGGCTTACGTCGAGTACATCAATAAAGAGTACAACGCCAAGCGCCTGACGCAGATCCTCACAGAAGTTGTCGATATCATTGGTGCCAACATCCTGAACATCGCCAGTCAGGACTATGAACCCCAAGGCGCCAGCGTCACGATTCTGATCTCTGAAGAGCCGGTGACCCCGACCGACAGTCAGATCGAAGAGTCTCCGGGCCCGTTGCCCGAAATCATCCTGGCCCACCTCGACAAGAGCCACATCACGGTGCACACCTACCCGGAAATCCATCCGGTGGACGGTATCGCGACGTTCCGTGTGGACATCGACGTGTCGACCTGTGGCGTCATTTCACCGCTCAAGGCGCTCAACTTCCTGATTCACCAGTTCGATTCCGACATCGTGACTGTGGATTACCGCGTGCGCGGCTTCACCCGTGACGTTGAAGGCAAGAAACACTTCATCGACCACGAGATCAACTCGATCCAGAACTACTTGTCCGAAGACACCCGCGACGCGTACCAGATGACCGACGTGAATGTGTACCAGGAAAACCTGTTCCACACCAAAATGCTGTTGAAGAACTTCGAACTGGATAACTACCTGTTCGGCGACGCTACCAACAACCTGTCCTCTGAGCAACGTGCCCAGGTGACTGAGCGTGTGAAACACGAAATGCTTGAAATCTTCTACGCACGTAACATGCCGAGCTAAGATTTTCGGGTACGAAAAAGGCGACTACCTTGCGGCAGTCGCCTTTTTTATTGCGGTCTGTCAGATAGACCGTGTGATGGCCTTCGCGAGCTGACGACGCTGCGTCAGATCCGATAAGTGCTCTTGGTCATGACCTTGGCCAACAGGCTCATCCCGAACTTCACCGGTGTCGGGAAGCGGAACCCCCCAGCATCGAGCGCGCTTTCAGCGTGGTGTTCTTCATCGATGCGCATTTGCTCAAGGATCGCACGGGACTTTTCGTCCTCGGCGGGCAGTTGCTCAAGGTGTTCGTTCAGGTGTTTGCAGACCTGATGCTCGGTGGCGGCAACGAAGCCCAGGCTGACTTTATCGCTGATCAACCCGGCCACCGCGCCAATCCCGAATGACATTCCATAGAACAGCGGATTGAGGATGCTGGTGTGGCTGCCCAACTGGTGAATGCGTTGTTCGCACCAGACCAGGTGATCGATTTCTTCTTCGGCGGCATGTTCCATGGCGGCGCGCACTTGCGGCAGCCTGGCGGTCAGGGCCTGACCTTGATACAGCGCCTGGGCGCAGACTTCGCCGGTATGGTTGATGCGCATCAAACCGGCGACGTGCCGGGTGTCCTCGTCGCTCATTTGCGCATCCGGCTGCACGATGGCAGGCGACGGACGGTAGGGCTGACCGCTGAAGGGCAGCAAAGTACGCATCGCGGCATCGGCTTGCAGCAGAAGACGGTCAATTGGCGAGTAGTGACGTTGGGTAGTCATGCTGACCTCCGGGAAGAATCTCGGCGGCCAGTTTAACCCAATCGGCGGGGGGAGGGTTTTCGCTGGATCATCTGTAGCGAGGGAGCTTGCTCCCGCTCGACCGCGAAGCGGTCGTAAATTCAGCCCATCGGTCGGGCTGAAAAATACGACTCATGGATTGGGGCTGCTGCACAGCCCAGCGGGAGCAAGTTCCCTCGCCACATCAGCCCGGCGGCCAGTGCATCTGGCGCTGCCCCAGCACGTGCATATGAATGTGATAAACGGTCTGCCCGCCCAATTCATTGCAGTTCATGACCACCCGGAAACCTTCTTCACAGCCCAATTCCAGAGCCAGGCGCTGCGCGGTGAACAGAATATGCCCGGCCAGTGCCTTATCGTCCTCGGTGAGGTCGTTCAGGGTGCGAACCGGTTTCTTCGGGACCACCAGGAAGTGCACGGGGGCCTGTGGCGCGATGTCGTGGAAGGCCAGTACCTGGTCGTCCTCGTAAATGATCTTCGCCGGGATTTCCCGGTTGATGATCTTGGTGAACAGAGTATCCACAGCTGTTTTCTCCGTTGTTTGGCTGGCTTGAGTGTACGCATGGGCCCTGCCTGAGCCCAGTTTTTTACCTAGAGGGCGGTCAGCGCGGGCAGTACGCCTTGTTGACCATGCCCGCGATTGTCCGGGTCAGCCAGCGCGAGCCGAGCCGCGGCAGGAAGGCGAACCAGCGATTCAGGCGGCCGGGAATGATAATGGCGCGATTTTTCTCCAGGGCCCGTACGGTATAGAGCGCGACTTCTTCTGGACTCATTAGCCGTTTGCTCTCGCCCAGTTTGTCGGCGTCCAGTTGCGCGGTGCGGAAAAACGCTGTGCGTGTCGGACCAGGGCAGAGCACCGACACCTTGACCGCGCATTTTTTCAGTTCAACACGCAAACCTTCGGAAAAATGCAGCACATAAGCCTTGCTGGCGTAGTAAGTGCTCATCCAGGGGCCGGGATGGAACGCCGCGACCGAGGCGACGTTCAGAATCTGCCCACCGCCCTGCAAGGCCATGCTGTTACCAATGGCATGGCACAAGCGAGTGAGGGCCAGGATATTCACTTCGATCAAGTCCTGCTCGGTCATCCAGTCCTGGGCCAGGAATGGGCCGCAGGTGCCGATGCCGGCACAGTTGACCAGCAAATCGATCTGTCGGTCGCCTTCCTCCAGTTCCAGCAGAAACCCGGACAGGCGCAACGGCTCGCCCAGGTCACAGGCACGAAACAACACTTCCACACCAAAACGTTGAGTCAGTTCAATCGCAATGCTTTCCAGCTGATCACGCTGTCGGGCCACCAGAATCAGGCTGCGGCCGCGCCGGGCCAGCGCTTCGGCCATCGCCAGGCCGATGCCGCTGGAAGCGCCAGTGATCAGAGCGTAACGGGTCATGCAGTTCTCCATCGCAACGGCTCCGCGCCGGCGACGCAGGTGTCACGGGCGGGGAGCGCTGTTCATTCTTTCGCAGAGTCTACAGGGGGCTTGGCTGCTTCGGCTGCATCATCGGTTGAATCCGCTGCCGAGTCGACCTCGACGGGCACAGCTTCGACTCCATCGGTGGTCACGGAGCTGCTTTGGTAGGCGCTATCAGTGGCGCTTTCATACTCATCCTGAATCGCCGTGAGACCTCCGGTCAGCCCGCCAACGAACATGATCGCGATAAACACCAGCCACAGCGAAGCCAGTACCCTGACCGCGTTGCTGTTGGGCGGTGGTGGTGCGCCATACCGGTTGGCAGTGTTGTTCCCCGGTACGATCATGATGACGAACGGAAAAGCGCTGCCCACGAACGGTACAAGGTTCAGCAGCCAGAGCCAGCCGGACCAACCGATATCGTGCAGGCGTTGCACACTGAACTGGATGCTGATGAACGCAAGTACCACGACCAGGATAACGGCCAGCAGACCCGCGAGAATCAGGCCGGCAGTCGAGTCGGTGCTGATGAGGGCGAAGCCGAAAACGGCGAGCACGGAACCAATGCCCAGTGTCACCAGCGTCAGCGCCATCGTCCAGGCCAGAAAGCGCAGCCGGCCGATGCGGCCATCGAAGCTGAATGCCTTGAGTGCGGCGAACTCCGGCAGTGCTTCGCCGACAGCGGCGCGGGGTGGCGCGTAGGGGGACTCTGGTTCTGCCGATAGGGGGCTGGCATGAACGTCGGCCAGGTTCAGCTCGATCGAGGGTTCGGTTTCGATTCGTGCATCGATGCCAGTTTTCGTCAGCGCCTGAAGGTAAGTCTGCGCGTCGGCGTGTGACAGGTCGCGTTTGAGTGCAACCGTGCGGCCGCTGAACAGGCGTTCGATGGCTGCGACATCGCTTTTGAACAGCTCGGCGAGATTGAGCTTCGCGGTGGTGGCGTCAACACCTGGCAGCAGAGCGCCATCGAAGACGATCTTGAAACGGTTTTCGCTCATGGCCGAGGCATCCTTGTCGCGAGAGTTTGTAATAGAAGATGTTGCAAGGGGCGGTGTAGGGCCAGCCGGGAGGGACTGGCCAAGTTTTCCTGTCAACGCGGCCAGCGCTTTGGCAGTGCAGCTGCCAGTTCCAGCGCCTTGCGGTATTCGGCTTCGAGACGTGCGACCAGTTGATCGACACTCGGCAAATCATCGATTTCTCCGACGCCCTGGCCTGCGGACCACACGGTTTTCCAGGCTTTGGCTTCATCGTTCAACGGTTTGAGCTTGGAGCCGAAGTCTACCTCGCCCTTGCGTTGCAGTGCCGCCATGTCGAAACCGGCGGCCTCCAAGCTCTGACGCATGAAGCTTGCCGGTACACCCGACACCGCTGGAGTATGGACGATGTCTGCGGCTCTGGAAGTCAGGAGCATCTCCTTATAGGCGTCAGGCGCATGACTTTCCGTGGTGCCGATAAATCGCGTGCCGAAGTAGGCCAGATCCGCACCGAGCAATTGCGCGGCGAGAATCTCGTGGCCATGGTTCAGGCAGCCGGCCAGCAGCAGGGTCTTGTCGAAGAACTGGCGAATCTCGGCAACCAGCGAGAACGGGCTCCAGGTCCCGGCATGACCACCGGCGCCCGCAGCCACGGCGATCAAACCATCCACGCCGGCCTCGGCCGCCTTTTCCGCGTGGCGACGGGTCGTCACGTCGTGAAACACCAGGCCGCCATAGCTGTGTACCGCATCGACCACCTCTTTCACGGCGCCGAGGCTGGTGATCACAATCGGCACTTTGTGCTCGATGCAGATCGCCAGGTCCGCCTGCAATCGCGGGTTGCTGTTGTGGACGATCAGGTTCACCGCGTAAGGCGCGGGGTTTTCC belongs to Pseudomonas sp. B21-015 and includes:
- the speD gene encoding adenosylmethionine decarboxylase; translated protein: MKSKLKLHGFNNLTKTLSFNIYDICYAETPQDQQAYVEYINKEYNAKRLTQILTEVVDIIGANILNIASQDYEPQGASVTILISEEPVTPTDSQIEESPGPLPEIILAHLDKSHITVHTYPEIHPVDGIATFRVDIDVSTCGVISPLKALNFLIHQFDSDIVTVDYRVRGFTRDVEGKKHFIDHEINSIQNYLSEDTRDAYQMTDVNVYQENLFHTKMLLKNFELDNYLFGDATNNLSSEQRAQVTERVKHEMLEIFYARNMPS
- the coq7 gene encoding 2-polyprenyl-3-methyl-6-methoxy-1,4-benzoquinone monooxygenase, which codes for MTTQRHYSPIDRLLLQADAAMRTLLPFSGQPYRPSPAIVQPDAQMSDEDTRHVAGLMRINHTGEVCAQALYQGQALTARLPQVRAAMEHAAEEEIDHLVWCEQRIHQLGSHTSILNPLFYGMSFGIGAVAGLISDKVSLGFVAATEHQVCKHLNEHLEQLPAEDEKSRAILEQMRIDEEHHAESALDAGGFRFPTPVKFGMSLLAKVMTKSTYRI
- a CDS encoding histidine triad nucleotide-binding protein, giving the protein MDTLFTKIINREIPAKIIYEDDQVLAFHDIAPQAPVHFLVVPKKPVRTLNDLTEDDKALAGHILFTAQRLALELGCEEGFRVVMNCNELGGQTVYHIHMHVLGQRQMHWPPG
- a CDS encoding SDR family oxidoreductase, producing the protein MTRYALITGASSGIGLAMAEALARRGRSLILVARQRDQLESIAIELTQRFGVEVLFRACDLGEPLRLSGFLLELEEGDRQIDLLVNCAGIGTCGPFLAQDWMTEQDLIEVNILALTRLCHAIGNSMALQGGGQILNVASVAAFHPGPWMSTYYASKAYVLHFSEGLRVELKKCAVKVSVLCPGPTRTAFFRTAQLDADKLGESKRLMSPEEVALYTVRALEKNRAIIIPGRLNRWFAFLPRLGSRWLTRTIAGMVNKAYCPR
- a CDS encoding DUF805 domain-containing protein produces the protein MSENRFKIVFDGALLPGVDATTAKLNLAELFKSDVAAIERLFSGRTVALKRDLSHADAQTYLQALTKTGIDARIETEPSIELNLADVHASPLSAEPESPYAPPRAAVGEALPEFAALKAFSFDGRIGRLRFLAWTMALTLVTLGIGSVLAVFGFALISTDSTAGLILAGLLAVILVVVLAFISIQFSVQRLHDIGWSGWLWLLNLVPFVGSAFPFVIMIVPGNNTANRYGAPPPPNSNAVRVLASLWLVFIAIMFVGGLTGGLTAIQDEYESATDSAYQSSSVTTDGVEAVPVEVDSAADSTDDAAEAAKPPVDSAKE
- a CDS encoding nitronate monooxygenase family protein, whose protein sequence is MSLPALLEQRLRLPVVAAPMFLISNPELVLACCRNGVVGSFPALNQRESSGFKAWLEKIEAGLATLENPAPYAVNLIVHNSNPRLQADLAICIEHKVPIVITSLGAVKEVVDAVHSYGGLVFHDVTTRRHAEKAAEAGVDGLIAVAAGAGGHAGTWSPFSLVAEIRQFFDKTLLLAGCLNHGHEILAAQLLGADLAYFGTRFIGTTESHAPDAYKEMLLTSRAADIVHTPAVSGVPASFMRQSLEAAGFDMAALQRKGEVDFGSKLKPLNDEAKAWKTVWSAGQGVGEIDDLPSVDQLVARLEAEYRKALELAAALPKRWPR